The Chryseobacterium glaciei DNA window TGAAACCTTTATCTGAGAATAACTCAAGATAAACGAGAGAAAGGTGATGAGAAATAATAGTTTTTTGGACTGCGTTTTCATTGGTCTTAATTTGATTCCAAAATTAATCTGAAAATTTAGATCTGCTAATTTTTTCTTTCCGAACGGTAAAATTTGTGTACTGAATTGTAAAAAAGACCTATTTAACATAAAAAGAGGCAAGATTACAAAGCTTTCTAAAAAATGTTCCTAAATTTATAAGATTATAAATCATTTAAAAATCACTTAAAATGAAGGTACAAACATTAGCATTATTGGCGGGCTGTGCATTATTTGCTGTTTCTTGCGGAACGGTAAAAACGTATTCAGTTAACGCCAAAAGCGGAACACAAACGGGAGGAACTGCAAAGTTTACTCAAAAAGGAAATGAAGTTGTAATGAAACTTGATGTCACGAATCTTACTCCGGGAATTCACGCGGTACATATTCATGAAAAAGCCGACTGTTCAGCAGCAGACGGAACCTCAACAGGAGGACACTGGAATCCAGGAAAAGACGATCACGGAAAATGGGGTGCAGAGCATTTCCACATGGGAGATATC harbors:
- a CDS encoding superoxide dismutase family protein, with the translated sequence MKVQTLALLAGCALFAVSCGTVKTYSVNAKSGTQTGGTAKFTQKGNEVVMKLDVTNLTPGIHAVHIHEKADCSAADGTSTGGHWNPGKDDHGKWGAEHFHMGDIGNLVANQEGVATLTFKTDKWCLGCADESKNIIGKGMIVHAAADDFHTQPTGNAGGRVGCVEIK